In a genomic window of Phaeodactylum tricornutum CCAP 1055/1 chromosome 6, whole genome shotgun sequence:
- a CDS encoding predicted protein, translated as MSLLHRSVFHRREKNKKSHDRSLPPRQILPVSSIQAGAHGGQISDLVVDRLKRNDPELTRLTLDRALDCYVRRSFKELLEAFCGNAMVQAVHLGPYFYGSLTDAQLADVFKAMGALFVNLEVLTIGTLERTYTAIPGASLGQLVKSAHKLNILRVERFVSVSNDDLQMLANCFKRHPSLQRISIPFLHYEGGEEPQNMDPLFTAIATLPKLESLQIGLSPPCYDQLHEYSLCSLSTFALSSIITSKTLTWFALHHFDLSDVHVMAMATSLASDSSRLRILDLPGNRKVTTLGWQSLLSALQQNCYLETIELYAPREAQSTRRAVYVHLRLNRNGRRLALRDELISKREWLDTIGNSYSNDLLAVYVLLRDNPSICCP; from the coding sequence ATGAGCTTGCTCCACCGTTCTGTATTTCATCGCCGGGAAAAGAACAAAAAGTCCCACGACCGCTCCCTTCCACCGCGGCAGATTTTACCAGTTTCGTCGATTCAAGCTGGTGCTCATGGGGGTCAGATATCCGATCTCGTTGTAGATCGGCTCAAGCGAAATGATCCGGAACTGACACGCTTGACTCTCGACAGGGCTCTTGACTGCTACGTGCGTCGGTCTTTCAAAGAACTCTTGGAAGCATTTTGTGGCAATGCCATGGTACAAGCAGTTCATCTAGGTCCATACTTTTACGGCAGTCTCACCGACGCACAGTTAGCAGACGTTTTTAAAGCAATGGGAGCTTTGTTTGTCAACCTGGAGGTGCTGACGATTGGGACTTTAGAGCGAACGTATACAGCCATTCCTGGTGCTTCTCTCGGTCAACTCGTGAAGTCCGCCCACAAATTGAATATTCTGCGAGTCGAACGATTTGTATCCGTTTCAAATGATGATCTACAGATGCTTGCGAACTGCTTTAAACGTCACCCTTCTCTCCAGCGCATCTCGATACCCTTTCTTCACTACGAAGGAGGCGAGGAACCGCAGAACATGGATCCTTTGTTTACTGCAATCGCAACTCTCCCTAAACTCGAATCTCTCCAGATTGGGCTCTCCCCACCTTGCTACGATCAACTTCATGAATATTCCCTTTGCTCCTTGTCTACCTTTGCGTTAAGCTCAATCATAACCTCGAAAACACTGACGTGGTTTGCCCTGCATCACTTTGATCTGAGCGATGTCCACGTGATGGCGATGGCAACTTCGCTCGCCAGCGATTCCTCTCGCCTCCGTATATTGGACTTGCCTGGCAATCGGAAAGTTACCACACTTGGCTGGCAATCTCTGTTGAGTGCCTTGCAACAAAATTGCTATCTTGAAACCATCGAATTGTACGCCCCACGGGAAGCTCAAAGTACACGCCGCGCCGTGTACGTGCATCTAAGGCTGAACCGCAATGGCCGACGCCTCGCTTTGCGAGACGAGCTGATATCAAAGCGAGAATGGCTGGACACGATTGGTAACTCATATTCCAATGACTTGCTGGCAGTCTATGTTCTATTGCGCGACAATCCCTCCATCTGTTGTCCTTAG
- a CDS encoding predicted protein yields MLVGHFMTKASDVVTCSEWDPVLNVIDAVLDHNISAVVVNDKTHKPVGIITKTDLVRAYKNGVNLHQKVGVIMATNLRTILDTCSRDDAAKFLEKNRLHHAIIVDKEGNFAGIVSVWDVASEMAKDSRAWPWNRTVDGRVAPMMAGVH; encoded by the coding sequence ATGCTCGTCGGCCACTTTATGACCAAAGCCTCCGATGTTGTGACCTGCTCGGAATGGGATCCTGTATTGAACGTTATTGATGCCGTGCTGGATCACAACATTTCTGCCGTCGTTGTCAACGACAAGACTCACAAACCAGTAGGCATCATCACGAAAACAGACCTTGTTCGGGCCTATAAGAACGGCGTGAATTTACACCAAAAAGTTGGTGTCATCATGGCGACCAACTTACGTACAATACTTGACACGTGTTCCCGAGACGACGCGGCCAAGTTTCTGGAAAAAAATCGCTTACACCACGCCATCATCGTGGACAAGGAGGGAAACTTTGCCGGAATTGTGAGTGTTTGGGACGTGGCCTCCGAAATGGCCAAAGACAGTCGCGCTTGGCCTTGGAACCGTACGGTGGACGGCCGAGTGGCACCCATGATGGCGGGTGTGCATTAG